In the Leptospira bourretii genome, one interval contains:
- a CDS encoding STAS domain-containing protein, with amino-acid sequence MAIVIEIKNNDLSFDGLSGFRERIMSTIHNTKEDVVLDFTEISMSLDSATIGELMKFHSALESQHLQLQIRGVNKLIRTVFRLNKLDTILHLID; translated from the coding sequence TTGGCAATTGTAATCGAAATCAAGAACAATGATCTTTCTTTTGATGGACTCAGTGGATTCCGGGAAAGAATTATGTCTACCATTCACAATACGAAGGAAGATGTGGTCTTGGACTTTACTGAAATCTCCATGTCTTTGGATAGCGCGACCATTGGTGAATTGATGAAGTTTCATTCTGCACTGGAATCCCAACACCTACAATTACAAATCCGAGGGGTCAATAAACTCATTCGCACTGTCTTTCGATTGAACAAACTCGACACCATCCTCCACTTAATCGACTAA